One window of Methanogenium organophilum genomic DNA carries:
- a CDS encoding serine protein kinase RIO, whose translation MGKRDALIERFDRETERMGVRIRDADQMKVSENVFDDITLLSLYRLVHKKKIQEIGGPISTGKEANVFYGVGEEMPIAIKIYRIQSANFRSMSEYIVGDPRFSSVKRAKKDLIFAWTKKEYSNLARAHDAGIRVPRPVHFDRNILLMEFMGEDEVAYPQLRLSRPDDYQAVYDEITAAMKTLFNEAELVHADLSEFNILWDGEHPIIIDIGQAVTPNHPKAIAFLVRDIKNINRYFANRCTVRDEEELFRDIVGEHRMEI comes from the coding sequence ATGGGAAAGAGAGACGCACTCATCGAACGTTTTGACCGCGAAACCGAGCGGATGGGAGTTCGAATACGCGACGCCGACCAAATGAAGGTATCAGAGAATGTCTTCGATGACATCACCCTCCTCTCCCTCTACCGGCTGGTGCATAAGAAGAAGATCCAGGAGATCGGCGGCCCCATCTCCACCGGAAAGGAGGCAAACGTCTTCTATGGCGTTGGTGAGGAGATGCCGATTGCCATCAAAATATACCGAATCCAGTCGGCAAACTTCCGGTCGATGAGCGAGTATATTGTCGGTGACCCTCGTTTCTCCTCGGTGAAACGGGCCAAAAAGGACCTGATATTCGCCTGGACCAAAAAGGAGTATTCCAATCTGGCCCGTGCCCATGACGCAGGCATCCGGGTGCCCCGTCCGGTACACTTTGACCGCAATATCCTTTTAATGGAGTTCATGGGCGAAGATGAGGTCGCCTATCCCCAGCTGCGTCTCTCCCGGCCGGATGACTACCAGGCGGTCTATGACGAAATTACTGCCGCGATGAAAACCCTCTTTAATGAGGCGGAACTCGTCCACGCTGACCTCTCGGAGTTCAATATTCTCTGGGATGGAGAGCACCCGATCATCATCGACATCGGACAGGCAGTGACCCCCAACCACCCAAAGGCGATTGCGTTTCTTGTGCGGGACATCAAGAATATCAACCGGTATTTTGCGAACCGCTGCACGGTGCGGGATGAAGAAGAGCTCTTCCGTGATATTGTGGGTGAACACCGGATGGAGATCTGA
- a CDS encoding ABC transporter ATP-binding protein — MITFDHLSKAYNGVYAVDDLTFEIPDGEIFGLLGPNGAGKSTTILMLTGLIEPTAGRCLIDGIEVAKNPIEVKHRIGYMPEDVGFYTNLTAGENLDFFARLYGMDAAARNSRIDELLSLVNLDGVEKLVGGYSKGMRQRLGIAKALLNDPAVIILDEPTANLDPQGVADYRKIIKQMAVDGKTILVSSHILSEVSLVCSSIGVLSQGRLVARGTWKELTQTFDATRLEQVKILVETRDAMPKFSHPDLIAAEYTNDNREAVITARSDIRDAIAETLRDEGVMIRQLSFDRATIEESVLSYYNTGEEQA, encoded by the coding sequence ATGATCACCTTTGACCACCTCTCAAAAGCATATAACGGTGTCTATGCCGTCGATGATCTCACCTTTGAGATCCCGGACGGCGAGATATTCGGCCTCCTGGGACCAAATGGCGCCGGGAAAAGCACCACCATCCTGATGCTCACGGGCCTTATCGAACCGACGGCGGGAAGATGCCTGATAGACGGCATCGAGGTTGCAAAAAACCCCATCGAGGTGAAGCACCGCATCGGCTATATGCCGGAAGACGTCGGCTTCTACACAAACCTCACCGCCGGAGAAAACCTCGACTTTTTCGCCCGTCTCTATGGCATGGACGCCGCCGCACGGAATTCCCGCATCGATGAACTGCTGTCGCTCGTGAACCTCGACGGCGTGGAGAAACTGGTCGGGGGCTACTCAAAAGGCATGCGTCAGCGCCTTGGAATTGCCAAGGCACTCCTGAATGACCCGGCCGTAATCATCCTGGACGAACCAACAGCAAACCTGGATCCCCAAGGAGTCGCTGATTACCGTAAAATAATCAAACAGATGGCGGTAGACGGAAAGACCATACTCGTCTCGTCCCACATCCTCTCAGAAGTCAGTCTGGTCTGCTCTTCCATCGGCGTATTGTCCCAGGGAAGGCTGGTGGCACGGGGCACGTGGAAAGAACTGACCCAGACTTTTGATGCAACCCGGCTCGAACAGGTGAAGATCCTGGTCGAAACCCGCGATGCCATGCCCAAATTCAGCCATCCCGATCTGATTGCGGCGGAATACACCAATGACAACCGTGAAGCCGTCATCACCGCTCGCTCCGACATCAGGGATGCAATTGCAGAGACCCTCCGGGATGAAGGTGTGATGATCCGCCAGCTTTCCTTTGACCGCGCAACCATCGAGGAGAGTGTCCTCTCGTATTACAACACAGGAGAAGA
- a CDS encoding winged helix-turn-helix transcriptional regulator, which translates to MKRVWYLVMVIAILGLCMTGASANHYVVQSGYDHPAEGTMVSPQPVSFWELPLWIILLQCACLPAEIFGVVQWWGLLGLYQIRGDDLLANETRRKIYDCIRKNPGIHLRGIGKETDITLGTLRYHIDQLRRSHAIAVCEDRGYTHYFENSGTYSTSQQAVLKHMRNETTREILAVLAEDRFASRKDIAESLGIAGSTVTWHMKRLEDDGVIDVRTEGRFVSYIIRDDAESVIRDCRYLSG; encoded by the coding sequence ATGAAGAGGGTCTGGTATCTGGTAATGGTCATTGCGATCCTCGGCCTCTGTATGACGGGGGCCTCTGCGAACCACTATGTTGTGCAGTCGGGCTACGATCACCCGGCTGAAGGGACGATGGTCTCCCCGCAGCCCGTCTCGTTCTGGGAGCTGCCCCTCTGGATCATTCTTCTCCAGTGTGCCTGTCTGCCAGCAGAGATCTTTGGAGTGGTACAATGGTGGGGGCTCCTTGGTCTCTACCAGATACGCGGAGACGATCTGCTCGCAAATGAGACCCGCCGGAAGATCTACGACTGCATCCGGAAAAACCCGGGGATCCATCTGCGGGGCATCGGAAAAGAGACCGATATTACGCTGGGTACCCTTCGCTATCACATCGACCAACTGCGGCGCAGCCACGCCATTGCAGTATGTGAAGACCGGGGCTATACGCACTACTTTGAGAACAGCGGTACCTATTCCACCTCGCAACAGGCGGTACTGAAGCATATGCGGAATGAAACGACGCGGGAGATTCTTGCGGTTCTTGCCGAAGATCGGTTTGCCTCGAGAAAAGATATTGCCGAATCGCTCGGGATTGCCGGTTCCACCGTGACCTGGCATATGAAGCGTCTGGAAGATGACGGGGTGATCGATGTCCGCACGGAAGGACGGTTTGTGTCATACATCATCCGCGATGATGCCGAATCCGTGATCCGGGATTGCCGGTATCTTTCGGGTTGA